GAGATGCCGAAGCTCTCGGCTGGCCTTCTGATGTATCGCCATGGGAAGGGCGTCGAGGTCTTCATCGTCCACCCCGGGGGACCCTTCTTTCGCAACAAGGACGACGGCTCGTGGAGTCTGCCCAAAGGAGAGATCGAGCCTGGCGACGACCCGCTCAAAACGGCGCAACGGGAGTTTCATGAGGAGACGGGCCTCGAGGCTCCCGACTCCGGGCTCATCCCTCTCGGAGAGATACAGCAGAAAGGCGGAAAACGAATCCTCGCCTGGGCCTTCGAGGGAGACTGCGATCCGAGCGCGATACGAAGCAACACCTTCACGATCGAATGGCCCCCTCGATCGGGGCGAAAACAGGCGTTCCCCGAGATCGACCGCGCCGATTTCTTCCCCGCCGACGTCGCCCGCCGCAAGCTGAATACCGCGCAATCCGCGCTCGTC
This genomic window from Vicinamibacteria bacterium contains:
- a CDS encoding NUDIX domain-containing protein, which encodes MPKLSAGLLMYRHGKGVEVFIVHPGGPFFRNKDDGSWSLPKGEIEPGDDPLKTAQREFHEETGLEAPDSGLIPLGEIQQKGGKRILAWAFEGDCDPSAIRSNTFTIEWPPRSGRKQAFPEIDRADFFPADVARRKLNTAQSALVDRLVEHLARSGED